A section of the Echeneis naucrates chromosome 12, fEcheNa1.1, whole genome shotgun sequence genome encodes:
- the ak3 gene encoding GTP:AMP phosphotransferase AK3, mitochondrial, with protein sequence MALQKIFRAVIMGPPGSGKGTVSARITKSFGLTHLSSGNILRAHINAKTEFGLLMKSSIDQGQLVPDDVISRLILSELKAIGQCSWLLDGFPRTVSQAEALDSAYIVNTVINLNVPFQTIKDRLTSRWTHLPSGRVYNTDFNPPKVPGLDDVTGEPLVQRDDDTPETVTRRLKAYETQTEPVLEYYRSKGVLETFSGTETNKIWPDVEALLYRKLSLINQKVA encoded by the exons ATGGCTCTTCAAAAGATTTTTCGTGCTGTTATTATGGGCCCACCAGGGTCGGGGAAAGGAACAGTCTCTGCGCGCATAACCAAAAGTTTCGGGCTGACTCACCTTTCCAGTGGGAACATTTTGAGAGCCCACATCAACGCAAAAACCG agTTCGGCTTGCTGATGAAGTCCAGTATTGATCAGGGTCAGCTGGtacctgatgatgtcatatcTCGTCTCATCCTGAGTGAACTGAAAGCAATAGGCCAGTGCAGCTGGCTGCTAGATG GCTTTCCCCGGACAGTTTCTCAGGCAGAGGCTCTCGATTCCGCCTACATTGTGAATACAGTCATTAATCTCAATGTGCCTTTCCAGACCATCAAAGACAGGCTGACCTCACGCTGGACTCATCTTCCTAGTGGCAGAGTCTACAACACAGATTTCAATCCACCTAAAGTCCCT GGTTTGGATGATGTGACGGGTGAACCGCTGGTCCAGAGGGATGATGACACACCAGAGACAGTGACTCGGAGACTGAAGGCCTATGAAACTCAGACAGAGCCTGTTTTAGAGTACTACAG gaGTAAAGGTGTGCTAGAGACATTCTCTggcacagaaacaaacaagatCTGGCCTGATGTGGAGGCTTTGCTCTACAGAAAACTCTCCCTGATCAATCAAAAGGTTGCATAG